CGGTATCAAGTCCATATGATAAGATTTACACAGGCATTTGGTCCATCGTTCCACATCCATGCCTAAAAATCAAAGCTTTAACAATGAAGAGAATCCAAAGCATCCATACCAAGAAGTATTCAACACAAGCACGCATATAATTATATGACATGTCAAAAgattctctttttctccttttcacaaagaagaagaagaagaagagagatctTACCCTACTAAAATTGATCCAATGAAGCTAGCCTCTGGCCTTGAGCTCGGCGAGGCGGCGGGAGAGGTCGTCCTCGTcgaccttctccttctccttggtGGGGATGGCGTGGGCGGCAGCCTGGGGGAGGCCGACGGAGACCTCAAGGCCATAGTCGTCGGCGACCTGCTGCATGAGGCTGTTCACCTCGCCCTCGGGGGTGGAGAGGGAGGTGGATCCGGCCATCGAGCCCTCCATGAACTCGGCTTGGACCTCCATGTTAACGAACTGGCGCTCGAACTGGTCCATGGTCTCGGACATCTTCTGGAGGTTGCCGGTGGCGAGGGAAGAGTCGAGGGCCTTGACGATGGAGGCCATGGACTTGCCGATGGTCTGCATCTTGGCCTGCGTATCGAGGCGGGCGACGACGGCGTCGAGGCGCGAGGCGAGGCGGAGGTAGTTCATCTGCTCGTTGCGCTTGCGGATGGAGTTCTCGGCGTAGATGCGGGCGCCATCCATGTTGCCCTTCTCGATCGCCTTCTTCACCTTCAGCTTCTCCGCCTTCTCCTCCTTCTCGCACTTGCGCGCCTGCCGTTGGAGGCTCTTCGACGTGAACTTGAGCTCCATGATCTGATTCATCAGCTTCTCCGTGTTCCCCATCGATCACTCGATCCGATCCGACTCCTAGGATTAGGGTTTCAGCAAGAGAGCACGAGATCGATGGACCGAAGGATGGCGAGATTGATCCCTAGGGTTAGCGTTCCAGCGAGCGATCGAACGAGGGTGATGGAGATCGAGGACCAAGGTTAGGGTTAAAGCTCCAAGAAAGCCAAGAAGAATCGAATTTAGAGAGCAGGTGAGAAACAAAAAAGGAAGGGGGAAGAAACACGGAATAGACCATATTCC
Above is a genomic segment from Elaeis guineensis isolate ETL-2024a chromosome 1, EG11, whole genome shotgun sequence containing:
- the LOC105033562 gene encoding ESCRT-related protein CHMP1B translates to MGNTEKLMNQIMELKFTSKSLQRQARKCEKEEKAEKLKVKKAIEKGNMDGARIYAENSIRKRNEQMNYLRLASRLDAVVARLDTQAKMQTIGKSMASIVKALDSSLATGNLQKMSETMDQFERQFVNMEVQAEFMEGSMAGSTSLSTPEGEVNSLMQQVADDYGLEVSVGLPQAAAHAIPTKEKEKVDEDDLSRRLAELKARG